The genomic interval GCTTCATAACTACCGGAAAGGGCATACATTTCTTCTAATTGAGCTGCAGTAACGTTGTTTGCTTTAATTTCTTGTCGTTCAAAACCATCGGTATTTACCTCTTTTAAAATTCTTCGGCAAGTATCACAAGTTTGTAAAAAATAGACTTTCTTCATTTTTATAGATTATATTTACATCTCCAAAATTACACAAAAAAATGAACATACAATTCGATCTTTTAAGAACATCTCGCACACTAGTTTTAAAAGAATTAGAGGGCTTAACTTTAGAGCAAATCCATACAATTCCTGCAGGTTTTAAAAACAATATTGCTTGGAATGTGGCACATTTAGTGGTTACACAACAACTTTTAAACTACAAATTAGCAGATTTAAACTGTTTGTGTCCAGATGAGTTAATTGAAGATTATAAAAAAGGAACGGTACCAACAAAGACTTTTACAGAAGAGGAGTTCGAAGAAGTTAAAGAGTTGCTTTTAGGTTTACCAGACACTTTACAAGAGGATTATGAAGCTGGTATTTTTGAGAATTTTGCAGAATACCCAACAAGCACTGGTTTTGTACTAAATTCTATAGAAGCTGCTATTTCTTTTAACAATTTTCACGAAGGAATTCACTATGGAATTATAAGATCTATCAAGAAATTTTTATAGGTTTATTAGAAGCTATTTCCAGCTTTTCGTTATATCTTTTTATAGCTGTCATTGCGAATCACACTTTTTCTGTGAGATTCGCAATCTCATAGCTTAAAATAGATTTTCCTCATTATAGGTTATAAAAAGGATGCCACTTCAATCTGGGCTAAACTAGTTTGCTAACTTATAGCAATATAAAATTACCAATACATTTTTAAAGATGAAATTCAATACAAAAACTATTCACGG from Polaribacter sejongensis carries:
- a CDS encoding DinB family protein; the encoded protein is MNIQFDLLRTSRTLVLKELEGLTLEQIHTIPAGFKNNIAWNVAHLVVTQQLLNYKLADLNCLCPDELIEDYKKGTVPTKTFTEEEFEEVKELLLGLPDTLQEDYEAGIFENFAEYPTSTGFVLNSIEAAISFNNFHEGIHYGIIRSIKKFL